One window of Sulfurospirillum sp. 1612 genomic DNA carries:
- a CDS encoding nitrate reductase cytochrome c-type subunit, with amino-acid sequence MKKLLIGLSVLVVMTIVGCATNPTVSENSLGLRKTNIYTENDTTVQKIDYTKAAPGEAKVYERSFENAPPLIPHSVEGLLPITKNNNSCLGCHMPEIAPSVGAVAIPESHFVSFRPKTKIEANGTELKDGIVVVNTANIPAPIDKLHKLNDARFNCSQCHVPQANIKPLVKNNFVPEFTSKDGKHKSNLLDVLNEGVK; translated from the coding sequence ATTAAAAAACTATTGATCGGTTTATCGGTATTGGTTGTCATGACCATAGTAGGTTGTGCGACAAATCCGACAGTCAGCGAAAACTCGCTGGGCTTGAGAAAAACCAATATCTATACCGAAAATGATACAACGGTTCAAAAGATTGATTATACCAAAGCCGCTCCCGGTGAGGCTAAGGTTTATGAACGTTCATTTGAAAATGCACCGCCATTGATTCCACATAGTGTTGAAGGGCTGCTACCTATTACGAAGAACAATAACTCGTGTTTGGGTTGTCATATGCCAGAGATTGCTCCAAGTGTCGGTGCTGTGGCTATACCAGAGTCCCATTTTGTATCGTTTCGACCAAAAACTAAGATTGAAGCCAATGGCACAGAGTTAAAAGATGGAATTGTAGTTGTGAACACTGCCAATATCCCTGCGCCAATCGATAAGCTCCACAAGCTCAATGACGCGCGATTTAATTGTTCGCAATGTCATGTGCCTCAAGCCAATATCAAACCATTGGTCAAGAACAATTTTGTACCAGAATTTACATCAAAAGATGGAAAACATAAATCCAATCTTTTAGATGTTCTTAATGAAGGCGTGAAGTAG
- a CDS encoding WD40 repeat domain-containing protein yields MRLLLLLLLCLQSVFSMNLKPIETIKMQGAVIDLENIGDRLYIGTDAGKMSVYDITQNKIVKTITLEKIHDFMDDLMPPKIYSVDAMGDKILLLSEGENGVKNLFIEDNGVLKKVLGKKDHLTMSKAKFIDKDHVFIGLLSNEVLLYDLKNKKIIYQEQLSQSKFSDFALNEDKTKAVIACESGINYLIDTKTGKHIRTLEGANKDNVFKIAYKNGRVATAGQDRIGAVYRVKDGSYIEFHAPFLIYSVGLNHDASLVAFAFNDNNDIAIFRTDSSQRVYTLIGQKSTMNTIIFYDKKTMFSSSDDKYIMKWRLK; encoded by the coding sequence ATGAGACTATTATTATTACTTTTATTATGTTTGCAGAGTGTTTTTTCTATGAATTTAAAACCCATAGAAACCATCAAGATGCAAGGTGCGGTGATTGATCTTGAAAATATCGGTGATCGATTGTATATTGGTACAGATGCTGGCAAAATGAGTGTTTATGATATCACACAAAATAAGATTGTCAAAACCATTACTTTGGAAAAAATCCATGATTTTATGGATGATTTGATGCCGCCGAAGATTTATAGCGTTGATGCTATGGGAGACAAAATCCTTCTACTCTCTGAGGGTGAAAATGGCGTCAAAAATCTCTTTATAGAAGATAATGGTGTATTGAAAAAAGTTTTGGGCAAAAAAGATCATCTTACGATGAGTAAAGCGAAGTTTATCGATAAAGATCATGTCTTCATCGGTCTTTTGAGTAATGAAGTGCTCTTATATGATCTCAAAAATAAAAAGATTATATACCAAGAGCAATTGAGTCAATCTAAATTTTCAGATTTTGCACTCAATGAAGATAAAACAAAAGCGGTGATTGCATGTGAATCAGGTATTAATTATTTGATTGATACAAAAACAGGTAAGCACATCAGAACGTTGGAAGGCGCTAATAAAGATAATGTATTTAAAATCGCTTACAAAAATGGAAGGGTTGCCACAGCAGGCCAAGATCGCATTGGAGCAGTCTATCGGGTCAAAGATGGTAGTTATATCGAGTTTCATGCCCCTTTTTTGATTTATTCTGTGGGACTCAATCATGATGCTTCTTTAGTCGCATTTGCTTTTAATGACAACAATGATATTGCGATATTTCGTACGGATTCTTCACAAAGAGTTTACACGCTTATCGGTCAAAAAAGCACGATGAATACCATCATATTTTATGACAAAAAAACAATGTTCTCAAGCAGTGATGATAAATATATAATGAAATGGAGATTAAAATAA
- a CDS encoding Fur family transcriptional regulator gives MTINQIIKNSNLKLTSARIEILEILLTKNKPISYEDIKNSLTMDKATFYRNIAKFEENAIIRSFEANDKKRYFSLEQNFHPHFICTKCHTISCLNETQIVEMDDYKIESIVIKGICPKCLQS, from the coding sequence ATGACAATTAATCAAATAATAAAAAATAGCAATCTCAAATTGACATCAGCACGTATTGAAATTTTAGAGATTTTGTTGACAAAAAACAAGCCCATATCTTATGAGGATATCAAAAACTCTCTGACGATGGATAAGGCGACTTTTTATCGTAATATCGCAAAATTCGAAGAAAATGCGATTATTAGAAGCTTTGAGGCGAATGATAAAAAACGCTATTTTAGTTTAGAGCAAAATTTCCACCCCCATTTTATCTGTACAAAATGCCATACCATCTCTTGCCTCAATGAGACACAAATCGTAGAGATGGATGATTATAAAATCGAAAGTATTGTGATTAAAGGCATTTGTCCTAAATGCCTACAATCCTAA
- a CDS encoding chaperone NapD — MNISSIVVQVLPKYMDGVLEILKNAQFCDYHYHDSETGKIIVTIEGESVDDEIRNLKIIQGIEHVIAADMMMSYSEDELDREIKKLEAQNAVPEMLNDDTIEAKDIVYHGDLKKKNI, encoded by the coding sequence ATGAATATATCCAGTATTGTAGTCCAAGTGTTACCCAAATATATGGACGGCGTTTTAGAGATTTTGAAAAATGCACAGTTTTGTGATTATCATTATCATGATAGTGAAACAGGTAAAATTATCGTGACGATTGAAGGCGAAAGTGTTGATGATGAAATCCGTAATTTGAAAATTATCCAAGGAATCGAACATGTGATTGCCGCAGATATGATGATGAGCTATAGCGAGGATGAACTCGATCGTGAAATCAAAAAATTAGAAGCGCAAAATGCCGTACCGGAGATGTTAAATGATGATACGATAGAAGCGAAAGATATCGTTTATCATGGTGATTTGAAAAAGAAAAATATATAA
- a CDS encoding PAS domain-containing protein, which translates to MKASQTFIETPVPQDELIISRTDLNGKITYANKVFADISGYEPEELIGKSHNIIRHPDMPKSVFKALWETIKSKKMWSGYVKNMRKDGGYYWVYAEVSPLYKDGKIIEYKSMRTPISDEKKIEIQKKYDAMRASEEGSVRIVANISTENDSKLMQYAADKKISKDAALDSILGDYLL; encoded by the coding sequence ATGAAAGCATCGCAAACATTTATAGAAACCCCTGTCCCACAAGACGAGCTTATCATCTCCCGCACAGACTTAAACGGTAAAATCACTTATGCCAATAAAGTTTTTGCTGATATTTCAGGATACGAACCTGAAGAATTAATCGGGAAAAGTCACAATATTATCCGTCATCCTGATATGCCAAAGTCAGTATTTAAAGCACTATGGGAGACCATCAAAAGTAAAAAAATGTGGAGTGGCTATGTCAAAAATATGAGAAAAGATGGTGGGTATTATTGGGTTTATGCTGAAGTATCACCGCTTTATAAAGATGGCAAGATTATCGAATACAAATCCATGCGCACGCCCATCAGTGATGAAAAAAAGATAGAAATTCAAAAAAAATATGATGCCATGCGAGCCAGCGAAGAGGGAAGTGTTCGGATTGTAGCTAACATATCGACAGAAAATGACAGCAAATTGATGCAATATGCAGCGGACAAAAAAATCAGTAAGGACGCGGCACTAGATAGTATTTTAGGAGATTATTTGTTATAA
- a CDS encoding 4Fe-4S dicluster domain-containing protein produces MDSKRRGFFKTLSPYKDRDESAVEPIRLPYHHDPLLFESVCVTCESKPCATVCDENIIMITQDGSPALDLSKRGCTYCEECAKACDRGVLDPNIQDKQIKAQVSLNIGKCIAWDQVICSSCADVCYDKAIKFLGMLRPEIVQENCTNCGFCIGVCPTEAIEISAKR; encoded by the coding sequence ATGGATTCCAAGAGGCGAGGGTTTTTCAAAACACTCTCACCCTATAAAGATAGAGACGAGTCGGCAGTTGAACCGATTCGTCTGCCTTATCATCATGATCCCTTGTTGTTTGAGTCCGTATGTGTTACCTGCGAGTCCAAACCTTGTGCCACTGTTTGTGATGAAAACATTATCATGATAACACAAGATGGCTCCCCGGCATTGGATCTTTCAAAAAGAGGGTGTACTTATTGTGAGGAGTGTGCAAAAGCTTGTGATCGTGGCGTATTAGATCCTAATATACAAGACAAACAGATCAAAGCGCAGGTTTCTTTGAATATTGGAAAATGCATTGCTTGGGATCAAGTTATTTGCTCATCTTGCGCGGATGTATGTTATGATAAGGCGATCAAATTTTTGGGAATGCTAAGACCAGAGATTGTCCAAGAAAATTGTACAAATTGTGGTTTTTGTATCGGAGTGTGCCCCACAGAGGCAATAGAAATAAGTGCAAAAAGGTAA